One genomic region from Diachasmimorpha longicaudata isolate KC_UGA_2023 chromosome 18, iyDiaLong2, whole genome shotgun sequence encodes:
- the LOC135170966 gene encoding uncharacterized protein LOC135170966, translated as MIRGPIVMCPTVILLRIFSPPIRTVSESLCLEENYQHSTSQLTIRMADRNKESLCMLHRMNFAVPSDLILPGRCIRIDGCSNSSCIGIIDTDQCRESTERLMENTLLDTCMLMAV; from the exons ATGATCAGGGGCCCGATCGTTATG tgcCCGACAGTAATTTTACTGAGGATTTTCTCTCCGCCTATCCGTACAGTATCTGAAAGCCTCTGTCTAGAGGAGAATTATCAACATTCAACTTCTCAACTGACCATTCGCATGGCCGATAGAAACAAAGAGTCACTGTGTATGCTCCAtcg AATGAACTTCGCAGTGCCGAGTGATTTGATCTTGCCCGGGAGGTGTATTAGAATCGATGGATGTTCGAATTCATCCTGTATTGGTATTATAGACACCGACCAATGCCGAGAATCAACCGAGCGTTTAATGGAAAACACGCTCCTGGATACTTGTATGCTCATGGCAGTGtaa